The Hemicordylus capensis ecotype Gifberg chromosome 6, rHemCap1.1.pri, whole genome shotgun sequence genome window below encodes:
- the IRF3 gene encoding interferon regulatory factor 3 → MGAQKPLILHWLVGHLNAETYPGVSWLNQERTRFRIPWKHGSRHSVGPEDFQLFEGWAIASGRYIPGAGQRTPSEWKRNFRSALNRKPEIKMVEDKSTDAENPHKVFEIQSMADVNSCAVEERNTVADDLSPIQVTNLGAYGDSSSSSQDETLESLLSSLDPFSPGEVLGAENPFFVGASLPPSDLNLAPLPAPPADIVLPWEEVLRADKFETDFEVRAYYRGRLVFNQVFSGVQGLCFRPAGSPGPYPGLADVGLPDPSTFNDSLQVTFTNRLLQGLLPGVLLHVDGMSLCGSRQGHCSVYWSHSEMPAADTPCGEFPKREFAPLYNLHQFVQELIGYLEGQNGSPDYTLWLCFGEVWPDTTRPWKKKLIMVQVIPKAFEMLYDLSQACGASSLRDGVPDLRISDSLQESHFLAKLKEFEERMEVQLTPQTTDPPPFQTDSTLNFRHA, encoded by the exons ATGGGTGCTCAGAAGCCTCTCATTTTGCATTGGCTAGTGGGTCATTTGAACGCGGAAACATATCCAGGGGTGTCATGGTTGAACCAAGAACGGACTCGGTTCCGAATACCATGGAAGCATGGATCACGGCACAGTGTCGGCCCAGAGGATTTCCAGCTCTTTGAG GGCTGGGCCATTGCCAGTGGCCGCTATattcctggagctggtcagcgGACTCCCTCTGAATGGAAAAGAAATTTCCGCTCTGCCCTGAACCGAAAGCCAGAGATCAAAATGGTAGAAGATAAAAGCACAGATGCTGAAAATCCCCACAAAGTGTTTGAAATCCAGTCTATGGCAG ATGTAAATAGCTGTGCTGTGGAGGAAAGAAACACCGTGGCCGATGATCTGTCCCCTATTCAGGTCACAAACCTGGGGGCATATGGAGACAGTTCATCTTCCAGTCAG gacgaaaccctggagagtctgCTGAGTTCTCTGGATCCCTTCAGTCCTGGGGAAG TATTAGGAGCAGAAAATCCATTTTTCGTTGGAGCCTCCCTTCCGCCTTCTGATTTGAACCTGGCTCCATTACCAGCACCACCAGCCGACATAGTGCTGCCATGGGAGGAGGTCCTAAGAGCTGACAAATTTG AAACGGATTTTGAGGTGCGGGCCTATTATCGGGGTCGGCTGGTCTTCAACCAGGTGTTCAGTGGCGTGCAGGGCCTCTGTTTCAGGCCGGCTGGCTCTCCTGGCCCTTATCCTGGTTTGGCAGATGTGGGGCTGCCAGACCCATCCACCTTCAACGACAGTTTGCAAGTAACCTTCACAAACCGCCTTCTGCAAGGGCTGCTTCCAGGGGTGCTGCTCCATGTGGACGGCATGTCGCTGTGCGGCTCACGCCAAGGCCACTGCAGTGTCTATTGGAGCCACTCCGAGATGCCTGCAGCGGACACGCCTTGCGGAGAGTTTCCAAAGAGAGAGTTCGCTCCCCTCTACAACCTGCACCAGTTTGTGCAAG aattAATTGGCTACCTGGAGGGGCAGAATGGATCGCCTGATTATACCTTGTGGTTATGCTTTGGGGAGGTCTGGCCTGACACCACGCGCCCCTGGAAGAAAAAACTGATCATGGTCCAA GTCATCCCCAAAGCTTTTGAAATGCTCTACGACTTGAGCCAGGCATGTGGAGCGTCATCGCTACGAGATGGTGTACCAGACCTGAGGATATCAGATTCACTCCAGGAGTCTCACTTCCTGGCAAAACTGAAAGAATTTGAAGAGAGGATGGAGGTGCAGCTAACCCCACAGACTACAGATCCTCCCCCGTTTCAGACAGATTCAACCCTCAACTTCAGACATGCTTGA